Proteins found in one Elephas maximus indicus isolate mEleMax1 chromosome 11, mEleMax1 primary haplotype, whole genome shotgun sequence genomic segment:
- the PSMC4 gene encoding 26S proteasome regulatory subunit 6B, which produces MEEIGILVEKAQDEIPALSVSRPQTGLSFLGPEPEDLEDLYSRYKKLQQELEFLEVQEEYIKDEQKNLKKEFLHAQEEVKRIQSIPLVIGQFLEAVDQNTAIVGSTTGSNYYVRILSTIDRELLKPNASVALHKHSNALVDVLPPEADSSIMMLTSDQKPDVMYADIGGMDIQKQEVREAVELPLTHFELYKQIGIDPPRGVLMYGPPGCGKTMLAKAVAHHTTAAFIRVVGSEFVQKYLGEGPRMVRDVFRLAKENAPAIIFIDEIDAIATKRFDAQTGADREVQRILLELLNQMDGFDQNVNVKVIMATNRADTLDPALLRPGRLDRKIEFPLPDRRQKRLIFSTITSKMNLSEEVDLEDYVARPDKISGADINSICQESGMLAVRENRYIVLAKDFEKAYKTVIKKDEQEHEFYK; this is translated from the exons GATGAGATCCCAGCACTGTCTGTATCCCGGCCCCAGACTGGCCTGTCCTTCCTGGGGCCTGAGCCTGAGGACCTGGAGGACCTGTACAGCCGCTACAAG AAGCTGCAGCAAGAGCTGGAGTTCCTGGAGGTGCAAGAGGAGTACATCAAGGATGAGCAAAAGAATCTGAAGAAGGAATTCCTCCACGCCCAGGAGGAGGTGAAGCGAATCCAGAGCATCCCCCTGGTCATCGGGCAGTTTCTGGAAGCTGTGGATCAGAATACAGCCATCGTGGGCTCCACCACAG GCTCCAACTACTACGTGCGCATCCTGAGCACCATCGACCGGGAGCTGCTCAAGCCCAACGCCTCAGTGGCCCTCCACAAGCACAGCAATGCCCTGGTGGACGTGCTGCCTCCCGAGGCCGACAGCAGCATCATGATGCTTACCTCAG ACCAGAAGCCAGACGTGATGTATGCAGACATTGGGGGCATGGACATCCAGAAGCAGGAAGTGCGTGAGGCTGTGGAGCTCCCGCTCACCCACTTCGAGCTCTACAAGCAG ATAGGCATTGATCCTCCTCGAGGTGTCCTCATGTATGGCCCACCCGGCTGTGGGAAGACCATGTTGGCAAAGGCTGTGGCGCATCACACGACAG CCGCATTTATCCGGGTCGTGGGCTCAGAGTTTGTACAGAAGTACCTGGGCGAGGGCCCTCGCATGGTCCGGGATGTGTTCCGCCTGGCCAAGGAGAACGCACCTGCCATCATCTTCATAGATGAGATAGATGCCATCGCCACCAAGAGATTCGATGCCCAGACGGGGG CTGACAGGGAGGTGCAGCGAATCCTGCTAGAGCTGCTGAACCAAATGGACGGATTTGACCAGAACGTCAATGTCAAG GTGATCATGGCCACAAACAGAGCAGACACCCTGGATCCTGCCCTGCTGCGGCCAGGACGCCTGGACCGTAAAATTGAATTCCCGCTCCCTGACCGCCGCCAGAAGAGATTGATTTTCTCCACTATCACCAGCAAGATGAATCTCTCTGAGGAGGTTGACTTAGAAGACT ATGTGGCCCGGCCGGATAAAATTTCTGGGGCTGATATCAACTCCATCTGTCAGGAG AGTGGAATGTTGGCCGTCCGAGAGAACCGGTACATTGTTCTGGCGAAGGACTTCGAGAAAGCATACAAGACCGTCATCAAGAAGGATGAGCAGGAACATGAGTTTTACAAGTGA